cttttattattattattattattattattattattattattattattattattattattattattattattattattattattattattattattattattatcgttgTGGTGGGTGGGTGCTCCTCCAGCATTTTGATGAGATGAGATAATTACATCATTTACAATAATAGCAATGATAAAAGCAAAGATAATTGTAAATTcaataacaaaaatatataaacgcCTTATCGATACATGTGTTTGTTTACTGTTGTCATACAAATTAAAATTATATTTTAGGGCTCCAATTATTTGAGTCATTTTTAAAATTGGTGTTTTGGCTTGACGAAAGAGTGCATCTCGATCTAAAAATGAAATTTTCTGTCACCTGTCGTTCTCAAACATTAACCAAGCCAACATGGCTGCCGTCGTAAAATCTTTTACGACCTTTCGTACTACCcacgcacacttttttttttagtttttttttttttttccaagtcttTTACAACCTCCTTGACACACTTTAATGCCGCTCGCCGAGAACGCTTGCTTTAACCCTTGAACTATTGCTGGTTTATCTTAgtttttttagtttgtcgtATGACAACGGTTTCAGAATACTGTATTTTATTGCAGAACCCACCCGGCCCGCTAAACTGTCCAATTCGGCCCGTGACCGGATTCCATAATTATGAAGCTCAAAACGAAAATATGCGTTCCACACTAAATCAACTAAAAACAGCAACAACGGAAATTACAAAGGCTaaaaatgtcttcatttttataacgcaattgaaaataaaatgtaaacattaaaaaaaaataacgtcatgccaaatttgatttttttaaatttcatttatATATTAGGATCCGGCGCCCAATAAGATTCTGGCCCTCCGACAAATACAGTTCACAACCCCTGGCTGTATTGCATGATTGGACGTGTTGCGATGCGCCTCTCTCATGGTCAAAGATAAAAAGGCGCTAAAGTCAACATACGATCTTGTAAACTGCAAGTACAAGTGAGATCTGGTTGGCTCTAATCGGATCTTGATTTGGGTCTGGTCAAGTTCTAATCATTTTCTTTGTTGGGGTCAACAGGTTCTCGTCTCGTCATGTTGTCGGTCGGGTATAGTTTGGTTGAGGTGTCCTTTGTTGTTTGGCGTCCCTGTGTGGTCACCTGTGTACTGCGGTTTTCACACGCTCAACACGTCACGCCTGTCCCATGTCCAGCCGTGGAAAACAATGACGGAAACCACCATTGTCATTGTCTTCATTGTCTTGCTCATATGAATGTCTGGCACCACTAAAAGTATGTCCATTGACTAACTGACACAGACGGACTAACTGACACAGACGAAAACGTGTAAGCAGACCGTATTACTGTAAGAATTTATGAGGTCATTTTGGTCATTATCAAAGAAAAACTTTGGGAAAATGTCTCGACCAGTACTGAAATGTAACTTTCATGAGCTGTTTTTGTTACATTGGTCCAAACAAATGTACCTTTTGTTGCGCAATGCTTTTGAAACGAAGTTTCCCAGGGGTGGTTGCTCGAGTTTTTCCGCGGCTGTGTATCGTCTTGCATCCATCAATTGTTTCGTTCATTGATCTGCCCTGCCTCCAGTTTTGTTTGCACTCATTGCTTTGGATTCGGACGTCGTCACGGCTACTGTTGACTTTGGTTTTCAATGTGAGCTGTGCCAGCATGTTGCTGAGACGCATGGTCGTGCGTGTTTTCTCCTTTCCTTGACTTGATTTTCCAGTGACATCATCCAACCGTCTGTCCGCTTTTCCAAATATGTCAAAGAATACAATGAACCCGAGGTTAGCGCCACTGGAAAATGACGCACTCTACATAGTATATTGgattgattgtttttctttttttcttttgtggtgaatggtctttgttgtttcgctggtctccaaaaaacactcggtggacgatggctggtccgggtaaggaagcactttggtgacacacggctgattgggaaaagatttattcaaccgatgccagagtgatgtctctccaaaggtttgagtggccccaagagcagagatgtttcagctctcgacagcCAAGATGTTCGTCCCAAAaaagccctcgcgcttcttgctcttgcccttttgcgctctctctctctgttctcccccatcgtttgtacctcgtaagacaacagttgcggttcgagtctcactctactggttacttccgatgcccttaaaagggcatggacaaggGTCTTCCTgatcacggacgaatggcccttccatattctaagtacctacacattactgaaactagagcttctttgtaccgcaaaaataaCTTAGGACCTTCTCACTGCTgctaggtcgccatttaaggtgacatacagacgcccatagaatccaaaatgtaCCTCACTTTCTTTTCAATCGGGACCCGGAGATGATGCCACAAACCGAGAACTGCCGGAGGGCAAGAACCTGCTGCAGGGCCAGGACAAGAACCTGTTGCAGGGCCAGGACCAGCTGGATAAACAGGATCTGCTGGTGGAAGAGGACCTGCTCAGAATCAAGCTTATTTCTACAGCCCTCAATCACAGAAaggtctcaaagggcttcacgtgAGCACAGTTGAGAACGAGCAACTGATGGAAAACAAGCTGTTGCTCACAATCTGCTGGAGGGCCAAGACCTACAAGGGCCTATCAATGTCTGCTCAAAAGGTTTTCCTCCAGTTTTGCTTTCCAAGTCCGCTTGAAGCTAACGCCGGTCTCCTCAATATCACCCGAGTCATTTCGAGGCTGACCCCGTTGCGGGACGCGGACACGAGGACAAGGACTATCGGCCGTCGAAGAAGATGTGATGGTGATCAGAGGAAGTGCACGAGTCAATATTCGTTCATCGCATCAAGTCGCTTGATTTGTGGGGTTTGTATTGCTAGAAGCACGCCGCCACGCACGAGCAGCAGGTGGGACCTGGCGCTAAAAAAGTCTGCCTGGCGGCTTGCTCGTCCTTGCACCGCTCAGCTCCTCTTCATCGTCGCCCTCTTTGGACCCTGCTGGTAAGCCCTGCCTCCTCACGCCCTAATTGACGGGTGTGCGGGCATGACGTGCATCGCCTGGTCAGCTGCCCCGCGATGGCGTCGTCCTGGCTTCGGGCGATGATCGTACTGGTCCTGATGGCGGGGTCCTggcccgctgccgccgccgaccCGCAGCATCTGTGCGGCTCGCACCTGGTGGACGCCCTCTTTCTGGTGTGCGGAGACCGCGGCTTCTTCTACAACCCCAAGAGGGACGCGCACATAGACACACACGGTGACGTTAATTCTGCTTGTGACCTGACGACGTCTTGGCctgtgtgatgtcatcatggcGTGGTTTGTTTGCGCATGCGGCCAGGTTTCCACCCGCCGAAGGTTGGCGTGGCAGCGGGCGGCAACAAGGAGGTGGTGGAGCTGGCCTTCCAGGACCTCCAAGATCATATGGAGGTGCTGGTTAAGAGAGGCATTGTGGAGCAGTGCTGCCACAAGCCGTGCAACATCTTTGACCTGCAGAACTACTGCAACTGACCGCTAGCCAAAATGAATTGACATGATTTTTTCCTAAAAAAAAGTAACTTTTCTGAATTGACAGAAGTTTGAAGATGGCGTTGGatcatttcatatttatttatttttttcttcaaagtgCTGCCTTGAGATAGGAACCACCAGACCTCCAAGCTTTTTGATATACGAGCTGTTGTTGGGCTGATCGCTCTGACTTGAGAGCCCAAACTCGAGATAAGAGCAATGCATGGTTGCACTCAACTTATCTCACTTGAGTATAAGCAGCAGTTTGGTAAATTGTGAACTCTTCATCACAAAAGAGGTTTCAAGTTGTTGCTTGCCAATCAGTTCAAGTTGATGCTAACCTTaaacaaaagaaatgacacCAAATCTAGCTATAtttgttgtttatgttttatactttATTTTTACTAGTTAAATCGATTCCATTCAATGACATTCATCGCCGTTCTCTTTTATTTTAATGGTTCCGGGGCTACTTCGGTTCGCTAATCCTGCCGTGTGAGCCAGGTTTTAGACAAAGCAATAAGCGTTCCGGATCACTAGGGGGCGTCAAAGTCCTAATCCAGTTGGCCACGACGGCAACGAAGCATGAAAAAGAAGACGCGGCAACGGAACGCAAATATCAACCTTAGTGCAGTTCCGCGAGCGAACTTGAATTGCCAGTAGCATCGTCGTTGAAAGCACACAAATCCAACACAGAGCAAATCCGCACAGTGGGGAAGCTTGACAACTTGACGCTGCCGCCATGCCCGAAAGTAAGTCGCTCTGTTAGCATGCCAGCTCTTATGCTTGCTACGTGACCACCGCGACGCTAACGCTAGCCTGAGCTACCACGGTGCTGGCCAGCCGCTTTCTTGCTAAACCAGAAAAGTTGGAACTCGGGATGGACATGCTCTTCGTACTCCATTTGTGCTTGCTAAAGGATGTCTGTTTCAGGAAAGACGTAACGGACTTGAACGCTTGCGAAAAGATGAAAAACCATGGATGTCACTTTAATGGCTTCAGCAGCCCCCCGCGACTCTGAACGGCAGGAGCGTTGGGTGTTGAAAATGGCTATATGGATGATTTTGACGAGTGTTTTTCTAAAACAGCGAAAGTAAATGAGTAGTAGACGTGGAAACCAAGCGTGCTCCTCACGTGAGCGTTTTGTAGAATTACGCTAACGTGCGCATGTGAATGTGTTAACAGCGGAGAGTTATTCCAACCCTCTGGCTCCCGAGGGTCACGATGTGGATGACAGCAGATCAGCTGCTCAGTAAGTATTTACACTCTTGGTCCTGACTCTCGTGCGCTAGTTTGTTCACAAAagtgtgtgcacgcgcgtgtTGGTTTGCAGGTCAAAGTTGACCAATGATGACTTCAGGAAGTTGCTGATGACACCACGGGCCACACCTTCTTCAGCTCCACCCTCCAAGTCAAGGCATCATGAGTACGTCTCTGACACAATTGGACTCAAGCAATAGAAGCAAACAACAGTCATAGTTGTATTTGAACATGAAACTATGACAGCATAACAATGCGACAACACGACTTGAACAGCATAACGTTATTCCTTCGTCGCCACAAGAAGGTGACAATATGACCGCTGCATGACTACAAGAGTGAGATATTGTCACGGCGTGACGGCATAACACACCACTGCTTGATGATAGAGTGGCAGCATAACTGCCAACACCAACACATTCCTGtggctattttttgttttgtgtactCAGAATGCCAAGGGACTACAATGAGGATGAAGATCCCGCggcaaggaggaggaagaaaaagaggTGGGACGGATTGTTCAAGCATCAATTCTTTCCACTCGACAACTGTCTAATTTGTGCGACCGTTAGCTACTACGCTAAGCTACGGCAGCAGGAGATGGAGCGCGAGCGCGAGCTGGCCGAGAAATACCGCGACCGGGCCCGAGAGCGTCGGGACGGCGTCAACAAGGACTACGAGGAGACAGAACTGATCAGCACCACCGCCAACTACCGAGCCGTCGGACCCTCGGCCGAGGCGTGAGTGCGCTTCTTGCCCTTCTTGCCCTTCTTGCCCTTCTTGCCCTTCTTGCCCTTCTTGCCCTTCTTGCCCTTCTTGCCCTTCTTGCCTTTCTTGCCCTCCGCCACGGTGGCGCGAGTGAGTCTCTTGCTTATATGCTAACGCGACGCAGGGACAAGTCTGCGGCGGAGAAACGGCGTCAGCTGATCCAGGAGTCCAAGTTCTTGGGTGGTGACATGGAGCATACTCACTTGGTGAAAGGTCTGGACTTTGCTCTGCTGCAGAAGGTGAGGCGTGCACACATGCAAGATTTTCCCTCCAGCCGACTTCTCTATGGCGTTGACTCGATCACTAGAATACTTTCCAATCGGTATATGGCGCAACCTCGCCGTATGACCGTGGTCCGTCGAGCCTGTTCTCAAACCGAGGTCTTGAAATGAAGAGAGATGCAATTAATTTCCCTGGACTCACCTCCCACAATGCAGCGCAGCTTTTGCGCACAGTGCGGAGTGGCGACCATTTAGAAGTGCCGCGCCAATGGTGTTTAAAATGGAAAACTGCCAGCCAGGATGTCTGCCACCCCAAAAGCAAGGCACTGCTTTAAAGCGCGCTTTGCTTCTGTGCGTCAGGTGAGAGCTGAGATCAACAGcaaagagaaagaagaagaagatatgATGGAGAAGGTCCAGAAAGAAGCCAAGTAGGACCTCACGCTCCCAACCTGGGTTATTGTCAATGGTCTTGACGGCACTCTTTTTCTCCTTGCACGCACGTGGCAGGAAAGATGTGGAACCGGAGGAGAAGATTGAGTTCAAGACTCGCCTAGGTGAGTTGAGCGTGCTCGCAAAGTTTTGCGTCGTGACGGGGCGCTGTGGATGAAATACACATGGACTTCAATACACTGGCACCAGCCATATGATTACACACTGCGACTCCAAAATGAACACACACAATATAATATGTTGTACATTTTCAACTTGTGCTGGCTTTACGCCAACACTGGAGATTCATGACGATTGGCAAATTTCTTCACAATGTCGTGTTTAAGGAGTGAGTGCCATTTGATGAAAATAGACACTTTGTGACGACCAGGCCGCAACATCTATCGCATGGTGTTCCGCTCGGGCGCGCTGGAGCGCAACGAGCTGTTCCTGCCGGGCCGCATGGCGTACGTGGTGGACCTCGACGACGAGTTCACCGACACGGACATTCCCACCACGCTCATTCGCAGCAAAGCTGACTGTCCCAGTATGGAGGTACGTGTGTGCTCGCTGTGGCGCGGGCGAGCCGCGTCCTTCATCCgccgtgcgtgtttgtgtgtgcgtgacagGCCCAGACCACGCTGAGCACCAACGACATCGTCATCTCCAAACTGACGCAGATCCTGTCTTACCTCCGCCAAGGAACTCGACACAAGAAGATCAAGAAGAAGGACAAAGGTGATTGTTTTCCTCCCCCccacaacacacgcacacattgcaCAAGCTCATGAATATTAAATggccatttttttctgttgcaAATCTTGTCAAATATTCCACGTACAATCTCTTAAGGGACGGTGAAACAAGACGTTTTATGCGTTATTTTCAATGATTTGGCCTCATGGGCCTCCCCAAATGCTTAATGCTAGCGCTAACGCCAAACGGGAAATGATGGTCATCTACGCGGCGGCGGTGACAAGAGGGAGGCACGGCTGCATGATGATGacctcacgcacgcacgtactTTGCTTGCAATGTCTTTCAGGCAAAGCGGATGAAAAAAGAGCTCCCGAAGCTGACATTGGGTCAGTAAGCAAATGCACGTTTGGGGCTTCCCTCTCCGTCCTCGTGTTGTCTCTACCGCTGTCAAAGTGCGCGCGTGTGTCTCGTGCGCAGCATTTTCGATGACATCGGGGACTACTTGCCGTCGGCGACGTCTTTGTCCAAACCTCACAAAGACAAAGAGAGACGACGAGACCGGGACCGAGATGACGAAAAGAAGCGAAAACACGCCTACTTTGACAAAGAGCAACAGgttcgcgcacacgcacacagattTGAAGAAACAATCAGGTTCATGTACAAGCATGCACGTGCgcgcggacacacacacatgcacgcatccATGCATACACCATGACCACACAGTAGCACATGaacatacacaaacacgcacgcgtacacgcacgcacgcacgcacgcacacactggaATGCTGTTTGACTGAATACAAAACATCTGCTGTGTGTGCGCGTAGGTGGCGGAGGAGGCAGATACGGGTATGTGACGCAGAATGGTCAACCTCCTTGCTCACTAGCACGCTGGCTGGGATGAGACTCACAATGTGTTGTCATGAAACAGGTCCAGGGTCGGTGCGGGATCAGCTCAAGTTGATCAATGAAAAGTTTGCAGGTACGGCGGGCGGCCAATGGCAGAGCAAGGATGCATATCCTTCTGTGGTGGCTGGCATGATGCAACAAGCGTGTGTGCGTCTTGCCCCGACCAATTGTGCGCGTCCCCTCCTTAACGCACGTCACGCCTTCTCAGAGGAAAGACGCTAAAGAACACCTGGGAGATTTCTTCGGCGGGTCCAACTCTTACGCCGAGTGTTACCCTGCTACGTAAGACACTCGCGCGTTAAAGCGTGACCTAGCTCGCCGTCATTTGGGCCGCTTGCTTTCGACCGACCGTcaattgtgcgtgcgtgcgtgcgtgcgtgctgccGTAGGATGGACGACCTGGCGGTAGACAGCGACGAAGAAGTGGACTACAGCAAGATGGACCAGGTGAGTTGCACGCTTTGTCACGTGCGCCCCTCCGTGCGTCATGTGGCACCACTGGGTGATTTGGCACCACTCCACTGCGTGATGTGGCCTTCCAGGGCAACAAGAAGGGGCCGCTGGGTCGCTGGGACTTTGACACTCAGGAGGAATATTCCGACTACATGAACAACAAGGAGGCGCTGCCCAAGTACGTACGCACTGTCCAAAAGTGAACGCAGCCCTCACCTTTTGGctcatttcttttgtttgtttccacgCTTATTGTTGCCATTGAACTGCCGGCAGCAAAACGGGCCCGTCGCAATTTTCTCCTCGCGGGCGTGCAGTTGACCGGATCAGGTCGAGAACattgaataatgataaaaaattcAATTGTTCTTTTGGCTTACCCCCAACGAGGGACAGTTGTTTTGCGTGCTCCCTCGCCTCACCTCAGTCAACGTATCCCCAATATAGCCGCCACGACGGACCCCGCTGTATTTATTCTGTGCCTGCACCCCCACAGGGCGGCTTTCCAATATGGCATCAAGATGTCGGAGGGCCGCAAGACTCGCCGCTTCAAGGAGACCAATGAGAAAGCTGAGCTGGACCGCCAGTGGAAGAAGATCAGCGCGGTGAGAAGACGCAGCGCCCGTTCTCCTCCTCAGCTGTCTTATCTCTTTGATGAGGTGCGTCTCTTCTGTTTCAGATCATCGAGAAGAGAAAGAAGATGGAGGCCGACGGGTGAGTCTCCTTAGCCGCTACACAGGGCTCTCTGTGTTGACAATTGCCCATGTAGTGAAAAGACATTCCAAGTGCCGTAAATGCTACGATAACATGTCAGTGTTGTAATTCAAGAGCGTAGTATAGAGATTTGTACATGAATGAatgattccaaatgcattcagagTTGTTAGCTGTGTCCAAATTTAGAGTCTGCGTTCCACAAAGGCCGCATTACGTCAGTTGTGGCTAGACTCACGCGATCTTTGGAGCGGTCCTCTTTATGAGAATCTCTCGATCGTGTTCCCCAACAATCGGACCCCTTCAAGACTCATAATGTTGACCCCAAcgcctttttttccttttctttcccaCAGGGTGGATGTGAAGCGACCCAAATACTGAACTTTGTCCGTGGCTTGTTGTGTTTGATGAATCGCATTAGTAATAGaatttttgttggttttattcaaacAGGCGCACACGCAATCCATTTCATCCGATTAAAAAGAAACCTTATGTGACTTGGTGGATTTTGATTCTTTGGATTGTGTGTCTCGCTTGTGAACGCTTTCAATTCTTACCTGTACTTGTGGATCACGTGACCCACTTGTGTAAGAATCTCGTGAATACAAATGACTTGAAAGTGTCGAAATGAACAATAGAAGTTTTGCGGGACAGCTTCCGTGTCAGAATTGCACGTGTTTTGGACATGCGCGTGAACTGGGCATGCGCACGCTGCCGCTGTGTGTCGGGATCGAGCACAAGGGTGTGCGCGCGCATGCAGCAAGATGGCTGCTGAAGATCTTCCGTCTGACTTTGACGTCGTCATCGTAGGCACAGGTAAACGCTCCAACACCTTTTCAAAGCGATGtcccgtgtgcgtgcgcgtgtcacCAAAGTGGCGTGGTGATTTAAAAAGGGCACAATTTGTGTTTTGTCTTTGAAATAAGCTAATAACTCGTCATTAGCTTATGGCTAACAGTCTGTTCACTTACAATAATCGTGGCTAGCGGACAGGCTCGTCACCTCGCCAATGACAGTGACTTGTAGTTGAGTCTATGGACcttaattttagttttcttCAGAAAGTACAGTTTCAGTAGACGGGACATTTAGTCATGTCATCTACGCGCTGTGATGCTGACTCCACGCCGTGACGTCACGATGGCTCCGTTTTTGAATGCAGGGGACAAATTGTTAGTCCCAGCAGACACCCAGCAAAGTCTGGATTTCATGCAATATTCAAGCATTGACTAAACCTACAGATTCAATTTGAAGTTTGATCCTTCAGCTGGACTCGCTCGGTATTAGCTCGTGCGTTGTCAGAAACACAAGGTTCGAGATAAAAACGAGCTTGTTGTGAAATTGACATCACGTTCTGTTGGAAACGTCACAGTCGTTCTGACACATGGATTTGGGCCAAGTCCTCGAAGTTTTGTCCAATGCCAGCTTCTGAAATCGTATTTTCTAAAAACTTTATCGCCAATTGGAAAAGTAGTCAAACCAATTAGATCGGTCGAAACAATTGGACACAAAGCTTTCTAATAGCGGCCTCCTGTTCGATTGTCCAAGGTCTCACGGAGTCAGTGGTGGCGGCAGCTTGTTCGCGAGTGGGACAAAGAGTTCTTCACCTGGACACGTGAGTTTACAAATGTCCTATACCTCTTCACACGCACACTGAgagttgtgtgtcttggcatgaaggaattgacaataaagctgactctgactctgatatcTGCACTCGCGCTTTAGGAGGAGTTACTACGCATCCAAGTGGGCTAGCTTCACGTTTAACGCTTTGCTGACGTGGCTCAAGGAACATCAGGTGAGTCCTCGCCGTTTCCTCGTTGGTTGTTTGCTGCGATACACGGGAAAGTTCACCCCATGTGTTTGGGTTCcgggttgtattttttttctccttcaggAGCAGCTGCAGGACGATGAGGTACAGGATTGGTCCAGTCTGGTGCAAGACCGGGAGGAGCCGATCTGTCTGTCAAATGCAGATTCCTCCTCCATCAGGAACTTGCAGGTGTTGTGCTTTATCAGGTCAGCCTTTCTTTGACGCGATCATAGATTTAAGTTTCTTCTTTGGTGCTGTTGAAATCGTCATGACGGATTTTGTCGACGTTGTACCCAGCGAGGGAGATGACCAGGACCAGGAAGgggagaaggaggaagaagaggttgAACGCTtcgtagaagaagaaaaaccagAAGAACCACGTGCAGGTTAATTTGGCTGCACAGCTGTAATGGTGAAACCTGAAAATAAAGAGATGcaacatttctatttttttgtttgtcagaGTCGACGGAGCAAACGGCTGAGGAGGGCCAAACGCGGAAAGATGAAGACTCGGGTGCAGGTTAATTGCGTGACTAACATGAAATGTCATCGTTTTCAGCTTCCTTACGTTTGCTGTCACAGAGTTGACAGAGCCAACTGCTGACGTGCAGCAAAAGCAAGAAGAGGTGGAGCAAGAGGAAGAAGTAAGGCGTCCGCAATGCTTAGCAGCCGCTGTCAGGTGACCTG
The Syngnathus typhle isolate RoL2023-S1 ecotype Sweden linkage group LG15, RoL_Styp_1.0, whole genome shotgun sequence DNA segment above includes these coding regions:
- the ik gene encoding protein Red; the protein is MPETESYSNPLAPEGHDVDDSRSAAQSKLTNDDFRKLLMTPRATPSSAPPSKSRHHEMPRDYNEDEDPAARRRKKKSYYAKLRQQEMERERELAEKYRDRARERRDGVNKDYEETELISTTANYRAVGPSAEADKSAAEKRRQLIQESKFLGGDMEHTHLVKGLDFALLQKVRAEINSKEKEEEDMMEKVQKEAKKDVEPEEKIEFKTRLGRNIYRMVFRSGALERNELFLPGRMAYVVDLDDEFTDTDIPTTLIRSKADCPSMEAQTTLSTNDIVISKLTQILSYLRQGTRHKKIKKKDKGKADEKRAPEADIGIFDDIGDYLPSATSLSKPHKDKERRRDRDRDDEKKRKHAYFDKEQQVAEEADTGPGSVRDQLKLINEKFAGTAGGQWQSKDAYPSRKDAKEHLGDFFGGSNSYAECYPATMDDLAVDSDEEVDYSKMDQGNKKGPLGRWDFDTQEEYSDYMNNKEALPKAAFQYGIKMSEGRKTRRFKETNEKAELDRQWKKISAIIEKRKKMEADGVDVKRPKY
- the ins gene encoding insulin, with the protein product MASSWLRAMIVLVLMAGSWPAAAADPQHLCGSHLVDALFLVCGDRGFFYNPKRDAHIDTHGFHPPKVGVAAGGNKEVVELAFQDLQDHMEVLVKRGIVEQCCHKPCNIFDLQNYCN